The Chitinimonas arctica region GCCGAACCAAGATTCGAGATCCGGCAGACTCAATTGACGGAATTTCGCCAGCATCTCCTCGTATCCACAGTGGCCAATTTTGATCTGAGGGTTTTCTTGTCCGAGCTTGGTCAACGCTTCGATGATGTGAGGACCCAAGCGGCCATCGGGTGCATTGTGGACGAAAGTCCACTCATCGAAGTATTTCTCCCAATGTGCTTTGGCACCGTCGAAATCTTCGGTAATTTTTCTGATAGCTTCGGTAGCGCTCAACTCATTGGGTGCGTAGCTTTGGTAGAGGATTCGCGCTGACGGCAGATATCCGTCGTTTTTCCGATCACCAACATTGCCCCAAGGGCGACAAGCCAGAAAGTCGTTGGGGTGGGCCTTCGCCATTAGCTTCTCGAAAAGGCGCTGAAATCCGTCGCCCTTGGACTCCAAGAAGGCAATGCGGAAGTCTTTTTGGTAGTTGAGCTGTTGTAAGCGATCCATGCACTCATTGCCCTGACTGGATGTGGTTCGATTTCTTCTGGAAAAAACTCATAGTGCTTGGGTATCTGACCGAGGATGCGTACGGTTAATGTCAAAGGGGAGCGCTTTATCGGTCGCGATTCGGGTGAGCAGCATCCGAATCGCATCAGAAACCGAAAGCCCCATTTCAGCCAGGACGCTGGCCGCTTCTTCTTTGATGTGCCCGCTAATCCGGGCACGAACGACATCGGTACTTGCCATCGCATCACGCTCTCGTAAATGTGTAGCTACATTGTGGCTCATCTGAGTTTCTGAACCAGCTACTTTTGGGTACATACATGATCTTGGGATTTTTTGCTGT contains the following coding sequences:
- a CDS encoding ABC-three component system protein; translation: MDRLQQLNYQKDFRIAFLESKGDGFQRLFEKLMAKAHPNDFLACRPWGNVGDRKNDGYLPSARILYQSYAPNELSATEAIRKITEDFDGAKAHWEKYFDEWTFVHNAPDGRLGPHIIEALTKLGQENPQIKIGHCGYEEMLAKFRQLSLPDLESWFGPSLTMEANVNLGYSDLVAVLNHISVTPVPTTSEVKDVSRGKIEANLLSQAVADFLKIGMQKSPLVAQFFNSWKNPSYGEQIALAFKNEYVALREGVPLLHPDEIFGKLEKWAGGMENTAPMHKAAVLAVMAYLFDKCEIFEDAQAREAR
- a CDS encoding type II toxin-antitoxin system RelB/DinJ family antitoxin, whose amino-acid sequence is MSHNVATHLRERDAMASTDVVRARISGHIKEEAASVLAEMGLSVSDAIRMLLTRIATDKALPFDINRTHPRSDTQAL